In one window of Bemisia tabaci chromosome 6, PGI_BMITA_v3 DNA:
- the LOC109038593 gene encoding protein N-lysine methyltransferase METTL21D: protein MDDFFVRKLDIETINKSLDLYQCTIGDVGCVVWDAALVLSKYLEVSCAKSPWLQGRKILELGAGVGCVGIVAACLGGDVIVTDLPEILPLLEKNISANFQQIEGTGGKISAQTLRWGDAENIKLLPKPDIILMADVIYYEESVEALVSTLLLLSDKNTTLILCHEKRQSEKQKEIFDAFYKRAKEHFKFSAVPPSEQHPDYCCQDFYLLKVSLLTI, encoded by the exons ATGGACGATTTTTTTGTACGAAAATTGGACATTGAAACCATCAATAAATCTCTCGATTTATATCAGTGTACAATTGGTGATGTGGGTTGTGTCGTTTGGGATGCAGCTCTTGTACTCTCTAAATACTTGGAAGTTTCTTGCGCGAAGAGTCCTTGGTTGCAAGGACGAAAAATTCTTGAACTtggagcaggggttggatgcgTTGGCATTGTGGCAGCATGCTTGGG AGGTGACGTAATTGTGACAGACTTGCCTGAAATTTTGCcacttctggaaaaaaatatctcagcaaattttcaacaaattgaAGGAACTGGTGGAAAAATCAGTGCTCAAACTCTGCGCTGGGGTGACGCTGAGAATATTAAGTTACTTCCAAAACCTGACATCATCCTAATGGCAGACGTCATTTACTATGAAGAG TCCGTGGAGGCTCTGGTGTCAACCTTGTTGTTGCTCTCTGATAAAAATACGACACTAATACTGTGTCATGAAAAAAGACAATCCGAGAAGCAGAAAGAAATTTTTGATGCATTTTATAAACGCGCAAAAGAACATTTCAAATTCTCAGCAGTGCCTCCCAGTGAACAGCATCCCGACTACTGTTGTcaagatttttatttattgaaagttAGCCTATTAACAATCTAG